A genome region from Primulina eburnea isolate SZY01 chromosome 9, ASM2296580v1, whole genome shotgun sequence includes the following:
- the LOC140840693 gene encoding uncharacterized protein translates to MASIGATLKILESQVGQITKKLKCQPSGAVQKTAEPNLREVNVIFIHHEEIGVVGREEKEVELKPVRDEKLSPTKRARGKKSERYDLNQCLDISLLPYPQRFLQLQAEFQKKKGLEDLKNLHNNYEFVEQVEGEFTEGTRRNPFQKLLDPGEFIVPSEIGGHVVEKAICSGPHTICDSGASINIMPSSIYEKLGLTRIKPTELSLQLADKSVKVPLGTVEDVELKIDKLKVLAEFLVLDMENSQDVHVILGRPLLAAVGAIIDVKRGKMTMEVEGQLVAIRASKTSYDPP, encoded by the exons ATGGCGAGTATTGGTGCAACCTTGAAAATCCTTGAGTCGCAAGTGGGGCAGATAACGAAGAAACTCAAGTGTCAACCATCAGGTGCAGTTCAAAAGACTGCAGAACCAAACCTAAGAGAAGTGAATGTCATTTTTATACATCATGAAGAGATTGGTGTGGTAGGCAGAGAAGAGAAGGAGGTTGAACTCAAACCTGTTCGGGATGAAAAGCTAAGTCCAACCAAAAGAGCCCGAGGTAAGAAATCTGAGAGGTATGATTTAAATCAATGCCTTGATATCTCTTTACTTCCCTACCCCCAGAGATTTTTACAATTACAAGctgaatttcaaaagaaaaaaggtcttgaagatctcaagaacctacacaATAATTATGAATTTGTAGAGCAGGTGGAAGGTGAATTTACCGAAGGAACACGAAGAAATCCTTTTCAGAAGTTGCTAGATCCCGGTGAATTTATCGTACCATCTGAAATAGGGGGTCATGTAGTGGAAAAGGctatct gttcgggtccccacactatcTGTGACTCAGGCGCGAGCATAAATATAATGCCAAGTTCTATCTACGAAAAACTTGGACTAACCAGGATAAAACCCACAGAATTAAGCTTGCAGCTGGCAGATAAATCGGTGAAGGTACCATTGGGCACGGTGGAAGATGTTGAACTGAAGATTGACAAATTGAAAGTTCTAGCAGAATTCTTGGTACTCGATATGGAGAATAGTCAGGACGTTCACGTCATTCTAGGACGACCATTATTAGCTGCTGTTGGAGCAATCATTGACGTGAAACGAGGAAAGATGACTATGGAAGTTGAAGGTCAACTGGTGGCAATAAGAGCATCCAAGACATCATACGACCCACCATGA